The proteins below are encoded in one region of Oreochromis niloticus isolate F11D_XX linkage group LG6, O_niloticus_UMD_NMBU, whole genome shotgun sequence:
- the shoc2 gene encoding leucine-rich repeat protein SHOC-2 codes for MSSTLGKDKETKEKDPKGGPAGLVKDGGKDPKTKGKDAKEGKKDTSSSTPGVAFSVDNTIKRPNPATGTRKKSSNAEVIKELNKCREENSTRLDLSKRSIHTLPTSIKELTQLTELYLYSNKLQSLPAEVGCLSGLVTLALSENSLTSLPDSLDSLKKLRMLDLRHNKLREIPPVVYRLTSLTTLYLRFNRITTVEKDIRNLSKLTMLSIRENKIKQLPAEIGELCSLITLDVAHNQLEHLPKEIGHCTQITNLDLQHNELLDLPETIGNLASINRLGLRYNRLSAIPRSLAQCRELEELNLENNNISVLPEGLLSSLVNLTSLTLARNCFQSYPVGGPSQFSTIYSLNMEHNRINKIPFGIFSRAKVLSKLNMKDNQLTALPLDFGTWTSMVELNLATNQLTKIPEDICGLASLEVLILSNNLLKKLPHGIGNLRKLRELDLEENKLECLPNEIAYLKDLQKLVLTNNQLTMLPRGIGHLLNLTHLGLGENQLQHLPEEIGTLENLEELYLNDNPNLHSLPFELALCSKLSIMSIENCPLTHLPPQIVAGGPSFIIQFLKMQGPYRAMV; via the exons ATGAGTAGTACTTTAGGTAAAGATAAAGAAACGAAAGAAAAGGACCCCAAAGGTGGTCCGGCCGGCTTAGTGAAGGATGGGGGCAAAGACCCGAAGACCAAAGGGAAAGATGCcaaagaaggaaagaaggacACCAGCAGCTCAACACCAGGTGTTGCCTTCTCCGTTGACAATACGATAAAGCGGCCAAACCCGGCAACAGGTACACGCAAGAAGTCCAGTAATGCAGAGGTGATCAAAGAGCTTAACAAATGTCGGGAGGAGAATTCGACGAGACTGGATCTGTCCAAGCGGTCCATTCACACTCTGCCCACTTCCATTAAGGAGTTGACACAGTTGACTGAACTCTACCTATACAGCAATAAGCTGCAGAGCCTGCCAGCTGAGGTGGGTTGCCTATCAGGCCTGGTCACTTTGGCCCTCAGTGAGAACTCACTGACCAGTTTGCCTGACTCCCTGGACTCCCTGAAGAAGCTTCGAATGCTTGACCTCCGACATAACAAGCTAAGAGAGATACCACCAGTCGTCTATCGCTTGACATCTTTGACAACGCTGTACTTGCGCTTCAATCGCATTACAACAGTGGAGAAGGACATCCGAAACCTATCCAAGCTCACCATGCTCAGCATTCGTGAGAACAAGATCAAACAGCTACCCGCTGAGATAG GGGAGCTATGCAGCCTCATTACTCTGGACGTTGCCCATAACCAGTTGGAACACCTACCGAAGGAGATTGGACATTGCACACAGATAACCAACCTCGACTTGCAGCACAATGAGCTCTTGGACCTCCCAGAGACTATAG GAAACTTGGCAAGCATAAATCGCTTAGGTCTGAGGTACAATAGATTGTCAGCTATTCCCAGATCTTTAGCGCAATGTCGAGAACTGGAGGAGCTAAATcttgaaaacaacaacatttcagTGTTGCCAGAG GGTCTGCTGTCAAGTTTGGTCAATCTGACGAGTTTAACACTGGCAAGAAACTGCTTCCAGTCGTACCCTGTGGGTGGGCCATCCCAGTTCTCAACCATTTACTCTCTCAACATGGAGCACAACCGTATCAACAAGATCCCCTTTGGCATCTTCTCCAGGGCAAAAGTGTTAAGCAAGCTTAACATGAAG GACAACCAGTTAACAGCACTGCCTTTGGATTTTGGTACATGGACTAGCATGGTTGAACTTAACCTGGCCACCAATCAGCTGACTAAGATCCCAGAGGACATCTGTGGTCTTGCTTCTCTGGAG GTGTTAATATTGTCCAATAATCTTCTCAAGAAGTTACCACATGGTATTGGGAATTTGAGAAAGTTAAGGGAGCTTGACTTGGAGGAAAACAAGTTGGAATGTCTACCTAATGAAATCGCTTATCTTAAAGATTTACAG AAACTGGTGTTGACAAATAATCAGCTGACTATGTTACCCAGAGGAATCGGCCACCTCCTCAACCTGACTCATCTGGGTTTGGGGGAGAACCAGCTGCAACACCTTCCTGAGGAGATTG GCACACTGGAGAATTTGGAGGAACTGTACCTCAACGACAACCCCAACCTGCACAGCCTTCCATTTGAGCTGGCCCTCTGCAGTAAACTGTCCATCATGAGCATAGAGAACTGTCCCCTCACCCACCTGCCACCCCAGATTGTCGCAGGAGGCCCTTCCTTCATCATTCAGTTCCTCAAGATGCAGGGACCATACCGTGCCATGGTCTGA